The Gracilibacillus caseinilyticus genome segment ATTTTTCTCTGGATGCAATCTTTTCTTCCAGTTCTTTAATCTCTTTTTTTAATGATTCAATCTCTTCTTTGAGAGAGGTAATTTCGTCTTCTGTTTTTTGAATTTCTGCTTCGGTTGTTTGTATTTCATTATTGGTCTGAGCAATTTCTTCTTGTTTTGCTGCCAATTTCGCCTGTGTATCCTCTAAGTCACTGTTCAGGCTGCTAATTTCACTTTGTGTTTCATGTTGTTGATCTTGATTTTCAGCGATTTTATCTTCCGTTTCGCTTACTTTGTTCTCCACCCCGTCAGACTTCTCTTCTAAATTACTTTCCTGGTCTTCTAAATCATTAATTTTTTCATCTAATTCATCAGCTGATTCGGCAAAGATAGTATTTGCCGGAATCAATGAAGCAATCAATAAGAAAATAAGTAGCAGATTAAATTTTTTCATCTTGTATCCCCTCTCTAGAACTTATCTCTTAGACTATTAAACTTTTAAGAATTTACGGACACTCATTAAGCTTCCCCATACCCCAATAGTTGCTCCGATACCAATAATGATTGCAGCAACTTGTAAAGCGAATGGGAAGAACGGTAATATTTTGACAAAATCAAATTGTTCAAATACAACGAGATTTTGAGTTAGGAAGTAGTATCCGACCATGATAACGGCAATTGGTACCAAGCTTCCAAATACACCAAGCATCAGCCCTTCGACAAAGAATGGCCAACGGATAAAATTGTTTGTCGCTCCTACAAGCTTCATGATTTCAATCTCGCGCCTGCGAGCCATTATCGTAATCTTAATCGTGTTAGAGATTAAGAAGATCGCAGTGAACACTAATGCCACAATTAAGCCTAGTCCTATGTTTCTAGCATACTTATTAAATGTAAATAAACTATCGACATAATCTTGTCCAAAATTCACTCGGTAAATATAGTCAAACTTTTCAATTTCATTGGCAATATGTTCTGTATCCTGAGGGTTGGTTGCTTTCACAATAAATGCGTCATTGAGCGGGTTATCTTGTTCATATAAGCTCCATGCTTGTCCTTGTTCCCCCATGCTGTCAATTAAATTCTGCAGTTCCTCTTCCTTTGTTACATATTCGACACTTGCGACACCACTAATATTGGATAGATCCTCATTCATGGCTTCAACTGTCGTTTCTTCCTCCGTTAATTCTACTAATGCTTTTATTTGTACGTCTTCTTCCAGTTCGCCTGCAATGTGATTCAAATTCAACATCAGTACAAGGAACACTCCGACCAGAATCAAAGTCGTTGTAACAGCACCGACGGAAGCAATTGTCATCCAGCCATTACGCCATGTATTCTTTGCACCTTCTTTGAAATGTCGATTCAACGTATTAAATTTCATAGCCATACTCTCCTCGATGCTCATCACGTACTATCGTACCATCTTCAACTGCGATAACACGTTTTTTGATGGTATTTACAATTTCTTTGCTATGTGTAGCCATTAAAATTGTTGTGCCACTTGCATTAATCTCTTCAAGTATTTGCATAATTTCCCAGGATGTTTCCGGATCCAAGTTCCCTGTTGGTTCGTCAGCTATTAAAATAGAAGGTCTGTTAACAATCGCACGTGCAATTGCCACCCGCTGCTGCTCTCCCCCGGACAACTCATCTGGTATAAAGCGTGCTTTATTTTTCAAACCTACCTGCTCCAGCACACTCATGACACGTTTGCGAATATTTTTTGGCGTTTCCTCGATTACTTCCATCGCGAACGCTATATTTTCGTAGACTGTTAATTTAGGCAGTAGACGGAAATCCTGATATACTACCCCGATATTCCGACGAAAATAGGGTACTTCTTTCCATTTTAGTTCGGTAATATTCTTATTATTAACTGTCACGGCACCATTCGTTGGTAGTTCTTCTCGTATTAATAATTTGGTAAATGTTGATTTACCTGCACCACTTGGCCCTACTATGTAAACAAACTCACCTTGACCGATCTTTACATCTATGCCATTAAGCGCGACAACACCATTCGGATAAGTCATATATACTTCTTGCATCTCTATCATAAAGTAATCACCTTTTTAATTTTTTGTAAGACAAATCTCCAGAAAAACAGAACCAAAATTCGACTCCGAATTTCATACATCTTACATTATAACATCAATTTCGATATTTTTTACCGATTTTTTTATTACAATTTCTTTTCAAAACATTAAATTATCATGAGGATTGAAATATTTTGTCATTATTTTTTGAATCCTTCGCCTAAAACCTCAGTAGCATTCATTACAATCACAAATGCATTGGGATCTATTGATTTCACTGCCTGTGTCGCTTTACTGAACTCATTTTGCTGGACTACACACATGATAACTTTGCGATCCTCATCCGTGAATCCTCCAGAACCATTAAAAATAGTAACACCTCGGTCAATATCATTCAACAAAATCCGACGAACTTCTTCAAATTGGTTCGTAATAATCATCACATTCTTTGAGGTATTTAGACCTACCTGCACGAAGTCAATTGTACGGCTCGTGATAAACAACCCGATAATTGCATAAAGCCCTTCTTCTAAGGAGAAGACAAACGAGGCTGTTAATACAATCATTCCATCGAAAAAGATCAGACATACCCCGAGGGGCATCGAGGTGTATGTATGTAGGAGCTGTGCAGCTAAATCCATACCACCAGTTGATGCTTTACCTCGAAATACGATCCCGATTCCAAGACCTACAATCATACCACCGAAGATTGCTCCTAAAAGGGGATCAGATGTCGCAGGTTCCATATCTTTTGTTAAATAGACATAGAAAGGTAAGATGATCGTCCCTACTAAAGATTTTGCTCCAAAATTTTTACCTAGTATCACAACACCCGCTATAAATAGCGGAATATTTAATGCCCATTGTACGATTGAGGGTTCCCAATCGAAGAGAGATTTCGTAATCGTGCTGACACCTGCAACTCCACCAGATGCGATATTGTTTGGTAATAAAAACAAATTAAATGCAATAGCGACAAGGAAAGCCCCTATTAACACATAAAGATAATCCAATGTTTGACGTAACCAAAACGGCATTGGTGTACGTTTATATTTTGCAATCATAGTTCTACTCCTTTTTCGTTGTTTTTCCGATTAGAAAAGCGTAAGCGCCCGTTTAGAAACGTAGCGACTGGACGGCATCAACTGAGATACAGGAATCACGGTGGGCAAGTGATGTCGATGATGACTTTCGCCCAAGGGCATAAGGTCGACTAGGCCCTCTGGTTATCACCAGCAAGTCTTCTTTATCGTAGGGCGATGCAGGAAGTCGCCTAGTTTTTGGGCGCCCGAGTGGACATGGCTGTTCATGTTAGAAAGCGGTACGAAACCTTAAAATTTTATACTTTCTTACCTGTAAATGAAAAACGAGCAAAAGGAGAGCATTTCCCCTTTTGCTCGTCGTTAATTCATTAAAGAACGCAAATAAGCATCAATGAAGTTATCTAATTCTCCATCCATCACTGCTTGGGTATTACCGGTTTCGTGGTCTGTTCGATGGTCTTTCACCATGGAATAAGGATGGAATACATATGACCGTATTTGACTGCCCCATCCTATTTCTTTTTGTTCTCCACGAATTTCTGCCATCTCCTGCTGCTGTTTCTCAATTTCTAATTGATATAGCTTTGCTTTCAACATTTTCATGGCTTGTTCTCTGTTTTTAATTTGGGATCGTTCAGATTGACAGGTAACGACTGTATTCGTTGGCTGGTGTGTAATCCGGACCGCTGAATCAGTCGTGTTGACATGCTGGCCACCAGCACCACTGGAACGATAGGTATCAATCTTCAAATCTTCCGTATTGATTTCAATATCAATATCGTCATCGACTTCTGGTGTCACATCACAGGATACGAAGGAAGTATGACGACGTCCTGATGAATCAAATGGTGAAATCCGGACAAGTCGATGGACTCCTTTTTCTGCCTTTAAGTATCCATAAGCATTATGCCCCTTAATTAACAGGGTAACACTTTTCACTCCCGCTTCATCACCCGGTAGGTAATCCAATGTGTCTACTTTGAAACCTTTTGAATCAGCCCATCGTGTGTACATTCGCAAGAGCATGCTAGCCCAGTCCTGTGATTCCGTACCACCAGCTCCTGGATGCAGTTCAAGAATCGCATTATTTTTATCATAAGGTTCACTAAGTAAAATAAATAACTCAAATTGATTTAACGATTCAGATAGAGCCTGCACTTCTGACTCCAGATCAGCACGAAGCTCTTCATCCTCTTCTTCTTTCACTAATTCATAGGACACTTCTGCATTCTCCAAGGCTTCCTGGTTTTTATCAAAGGCTTGAACGAGCTCCTTCTCACCATTGACCTCTGTTATTACTTTTTGCGCATTCTGCTGATCATCCCAGAATCCTGGCTCTGCCATGACCTCCTCTAATTCAGCAATTCGGGCTCTCTTTGTTTCTAAGTCAAAGAGACCCCCTGAAGTCCGCTAACCTGTTAGCCATTTTTTCTAATTCTTGCTTAATCTCTACTAATTCCATCCATTACACCTCATTTAAACTTAACTGCCATGACAATGTTTATATTTCTTGCCACTACCACATGGACAAGGGTCGTTACGTCCGACTGTCTCTGCTTTCACAAAAGGTCTTTTTACTTTTTTCTTCTCCTGATCATCGCCAGAGACCGCTTGTGTGTTCTTCACTACGGCTTCACGTTTAATATTCTCTTGCATTTGTGCTTTCATTACATATTTGGATACTTCTTCATTGATAGTCGAGATCATCTGTTCAAACATAGTGAAGCCTTCCATCTGGTATTCACGCAATGGATCGTTTTGACCGTAAGCACGCAAATGAATACCTTGACGAAGCTGATCCATCTGGTCAATATGATCCATCCATTTTGTATCCACCGTACGAAGAAGAATGACCTTTTCGAATTCACGCATTTTTTCCGGTGTGAATTCCTCTTCTTTTTGATCATATTTTTCTTTCACTTTTGTCATGATCAGTTCAATGACTTCTTCTTTTTCTTTGTCTTTCAGATCCTCTTCACTAATCCAATCAGATTCTAGTAATGTACCATGAATATATTCGGTTAATCCTGTCAGGTTCCAATTCTCTGGTACTTCGTCTGCCATATACGAATCGACTGCACCTTCAACCGTAGTCTGAATCATCTGTTCAATTATTTCACGAAGATTTTCAGAGTCGATGACATCGAAACGTTGTTTGTAAATAATTTCACGTTGCTGACGTAAAACATCATCATAAGACAGGATCGTTTTACGAGCATCAAAGTTATTACCTTCCACTCGTTTCTGTGCGGATTCTACTGCTCTTGAAACCATTTTACTTTCGATTGGCTGTGAGTCATCCATGCCAAGACGTTCCATCATATTTCTCATATTATCCGAACCAAAACGGCGCATCAGTTCATCTTCCATTGATAGATAAAACTGTGTCACACCTGGATCTCCCTGACGACCAGAACGACCACGTAACTGGTTATCAATACGACGGGATTCATGTCGTTCTGTACCGATAACAGCAAGGCCGCCTAATTCTTTAACACTGTCACCCAATTTAATATCGGTACCACGACCAGCCATGTTGGTCGCAATGGTAACGGCATGCTTTTGACCAGCATTTTCAATAATTTCGGCCTCACGGAAATGATTTTTCGCGTTGAGAACGTTATGCTTAACACCTGATTTTTTTAATAGTTTCGAAATCAGCTCTGATGTTTCTACCGCTACGGTCCCTACTAATACAGGCTGTCCCAGTTCATAGCGTTCTTTAATTTCTTCTACAACCGAACGGAATTTACCATCCATCGTTTTATAGATTAAATCTGCTTTATCGTCACGGACAATCGGTTTATTAGTTGGAATAGAGATAACATCCATCGCATAAATATTTCGGAATTCTTCTTCTTCCGTTTTAGCAGTACCAGTCATCCCCGCTAGTTTTTGATACATACGGAAGTAGTTTTGGAAAGTAATCGACGCAAGTGTCATACTTTCATTCTGGATTTGCAGGCCTTCTTTCGCTTCAATCGCCTGATGAAGTCCATCACTATAACGACGCCCCTTCATTAAACGACCTGTAAATTGGTCGACGATCACGACTTGATCCTCTTCCACTACATAGTCCGTATCTCGTTGCATTGCCACATGAGCTTTTAATGCCTGATTAATATGATGGGTTAACGTTACGTTATTTAAATCAAACAAGTTCTCTACTTTGAAGAAGCGCTCTGCTTTATTCATTCCTTCTTCTGTTAGTTGTACGCCTTTTGATTTTTCATCATACGTATAATCTGATTCATTTTGCAGTGTTCTAACAAAAGAGTTCGCTTGTTGGTATAAGCTTGCTGATTTCTGTGCAGTACCAGAAATAATTAACGGTGTACGCGCCTCATCAATTAAAATCGAGTCAACCTCATCAATGATGGCAAAGTGCAAGGGACGCTGTACCATTTGCTCTTTATACAGCACCATATTATCACGTAAATAATCAAAGCCGAATTCATTATTCGTACCATAAGTGATATCTGCGTCATATGCCTCACGTTTCTCTTCTTTTGGCATACCATTCTGATTCAATCCAACGGTTAAACCTAAAAACTGATACAATTCACCCATGTCACGTGCATCACGATCTGCCAAGTAATCGTTGACTGTAATAATATGGACGCCTTTACCTGTTAAAGCATTTAAGTAAGCTGGCATTGTCGAAGCCAGGGTTTTCCCTTCCCCTGTTTTCATTTCGGAAATGTTCCCCTTGTGCATGGCGATTGCTCCTAACAATTGCACATTAAAAGGACGCATGCCTAGTACACGTTTTGCTCCTTCACGAACAACAGCATACGCTTCTACTATTAAATCATCAAGGGTTTCACCATTTTGATATCTTTCTTTGAAGCTTTGCGTTTTATTTTTTAATTCATTATCAGATAATTGTTGTATCGATGGCTCCAACGCTTCTATTTCTTCCGCAATTTTTTCTAGTCCTTTTAGCTGACGCTGGTTACCATCACCAAATACTTTTTTAATTAATCCACGCATTATAGACGCTCCTCTTTATCCATACTCAAACCACTGTAACTAAAAAAAATATTTCCATTCCCTATCATAACACTTGCTTGCTAAAATTGACAACAATCCGCGTAACAAACGGATACAAGTATAAAAAGAGAGAGAAGCAGTTGATCGGGGGGAAAACTGCTTCTCAGATGAAAGGAAGAGAGAGTGACGGAATCACTCTTCAAAAAGGAGCTGCTTTAGTTATAGCACAGCTGTGGAATATAGGTAAAATAGGTCTTTAACGGTTTTCATATACTTCGAGGGTAATAAAAAACGATTTCTTCAAGTATAAAATCGATTTTTGTCAGACGTATACTTCATCAATTTATGAAATTAAACATTTTGTTGAAAATGAGTGTACGTAAGAAAAAACGGGAATCCTACCCAGTCCTAACTAACATAAATAATATACAACTACCTATAATATGGATTATGTCAACTAGCGTTGCCTCCATTTTGAAATGTAGTTAGAGGTATGATGTCGCTCCGGCCAACCACTTCGCGTCCTGTGGAGCATATTTCCGGAGCTTTGCTAAGCAAATACAAATTATCAAGATTACCTTATAGTAATACAGTTCCACTTGACATAATCCATACTATAAGAAACTCTTTTTCAGTATTGAACGTGATTCACTTCTTGGATTTAACTTAATAACAGTATTTATATCCTTTCATTTATCACAAAAAAGTGGTCCAATATTTTGGACCACTTTTGGTAAGTATAATTAACTTGGTTCGATCAGGCCATATCTGCCGTCACGACGTCTATAAACAACATTGGTAGTTCCTGTAATGGCGTTCTCGAATACGAAGAATGCATGTCCTAACATATCCATTTGGAGCACTGCTTCTTCGGAATCCATCGGTTTCAAATCAAAACGTTTTGTTCTGACAATTTCGATTTCATCGTCATCATAATGTTCTTCTTTTGCTTCAATCGCTTCTCTTTCCAATTCCGCGAATACGTGCTTTGGAGCACCTTGTTGACGGAATTTGCGATTGACTTTTGTTTTATGCTTACGTATTTGCCTTTCTAGTTTGTCAACTACAAGATCGATCGCAGCATATAAATCTAGATGATGCTCCTCTGCTCGCAATAACAGGTTCGTCATTGGAATGGTAACTTCAATTTGCTGCTCGTCATTATAGACACTTATATTTACATTCACATCAGAAGTGGGAGTAGTATCAAAATATCTTTCCAATTTGCCGATTTTTCGTTCGACATATTCCTTGATTGCACTCGTCACTTCTACATTTTCACCACGGATGTTGTATTTCATAAAAAGTGTCCTCCTTTCAAACTATAAAGCTCATATAAGCTATATATACATAATACCACACTATGTTAATTTTAAACGAATGATATGTGAACAAAATTCAAAATTTTTTTACAATAATTTAACTTTACACAAAAAAATAACCACAGTAATGGTGTGGTTATTTTACTCGAACGTGATTTAGGCATTCATACCTTGACCATGCTGACGAATGCGTTCCTGTTTAATGACTTCTTTCCACGTGTCACGAAAGTCTTCGATAATGGTATACGCCTGATCTAGTTGTTCCATGTCATTCTTTACATTTGCCTGTGTCAGGGCGTGATAAGCAAAGTCATATAAAGGTAACATCTGCTTCGAAATCAGTGACTCCTGATCTAAGGTTACCATGAGCTCCCGAATGATATTTTGTGCTTTTTTCACCATTTCATTTTTTGTTTCATACTGGTTCGCTTCCATTGCTTTTCTGGCCTGTTTCATAAATTTCAAACAGCCGTTATATAACATTAAGGTCAGTTCTCCTGGGGTCGCTGTATTTACCGAGTTGTTCTGATATGCCTGATATTGCTGATAAGCCATGTATAACGCTCCTCTATCCCTGTCACTAAATTTTTTCGTCGACGATAAATCCCATCAGTTCTGCCATTGATGCATAAACATCTAATAATTTCTTTGGCGGGATTTCTTTGACCACTTCTTTTGTTTCACGGTCTACAATCGTCACATAATACCGATCCAGCTTGTCATGTAACTCATATTTAATACTTGTATTGGATAGTTCCAAAAAAGAATTCAATCCATCCACCATGCTTTTCAGTTGTTCTGGATTCGGTTCAGTTGCTTCAGTAGTTGGTTGAATTGCTGCTTGTTCATGGTTATTGGATCGCGCTCTTGCGGATGTGGATGGCTCATGTATGCTATCTGTCTGCACAAGTGGAGATCC includes the following:
- the hpf gene encoding ribosome hibernation-promoting factor, HPF/YfiA family, yielding MKYNIRGENVEVTSAIKEYVERKIGKLERYFDTTPTSDVNVNISVYNDEQQIEVTIPMTNLLLRAEEHHLDLYAAIDLVVDKLERQIRKHKTKVNRKFRQQGAPKHVFAELEREAIEAKEEHYDDDEIEIVRTKRFDLKPMDSEEAVLQMDMLGHAFFVFENAITGTTNVVYRRRDGRYGLIEPS
- a CDS encoding YitT family protein → MIAKYKRTPMPFWLRQTLDYLYVLIGAFLVAIAFNLFLLPNNIASGGVAGVSTITKSLFDWEPSIVQWALNIPLFIAGVVILGKNFGAKSLVGTIILPFYVYLTKDMEPATSDPLLGAIFGGMIVGLGIGIVFRGKASTGGMDLAAQLLHTYTSMPLGVCLIFFDGMIVLTASFVFSLEEGLYAIIGLFITSRTIDFVQVGLNTSKNVMIITNQFEEVRRILLNDIDRGVTIFNGSGGFTDEDRKVIMCVVQQNEFSKATQAVKSIDPNAFVIVMNATEVLGEGFKK
- the ftsE gene encoding cell division ATP-binding protein FtsE, which gives rise to MIEMQEVYMTYPNGVVALNGIDVKIGQGEFVYIVGPSGAGKSTFTKLLIREELPTNGAVTVNNKNITELKWKEVPYFRRNIGVVYQDFRLLPKLTVYENIAFAMEVIEETPKNIRKRVMSVLEQVGLKNKARFIPDELSGGEQQRVAIARAIVNRPSILIADEPTGNLDPETSWEIMQILEEINASGTTILMATHSKEIVNTIKKRVIAVEDGTIVRDEHRGEYGYEI
- the fliS gene encoding flagellar export chaperone FliS, producing MAYQQYQAYQNNSVNTATPGELTLMLYNGCLKFMKQARKAMEANQYETKNEMVKKAQNIIRELMVTLDQESLISKQMLPLYDFAYHALTQANVKNDMEQLDQAYTIIEDFRDTWKEVIKQERIRQHGQGMNA
- the secA gene encoding preprotein translocase subunit SecA, with product MRGLIKKVFGDGNQRQLKGLEKIAEEIEALEPSIQQLSDNELKNKTQSFKERYQNGETLDDLIVEAYAVVREGAKRVLGMRPFNVQLLGAIAMHKGNISEMKTGEGKTLASTMPAYLNALTGKGVHIITVNDYLADRDARDMGELYQFLGLTVGLNQNGMPKEEKREAYDADITYGTNNEFGFDYLRDNMVLYKEQMVQRPLHFAIIDEVDSILIDEARTPLIISGTAQKSASLYQQANSFVRTLQNESDYTYDEKSKGVQLTEEGMNKAERFFKVENLFDLNNVTLTHHINQALKAHVAMQRDTDYVVEEDQVVIVDQFTGRLMKGRRYSDGLHQAIEAKEGLQIQNESMTLASITFQNYFRMYQKLAGMTGTAKTEEEEFRNIYAMDVISIPTNKPIVRDDKADLIYKTMDGKFRSVVEEIKERYELGQPVLVGTVAVETSELISKLLKKSGVKHNVLNAKNHFREAEIIENAGQKHAVTIATNMAGRGTDIKLGDSVKELGGLAVIGTERHESRRIDNQLRGRSGRQGDPGVTQFYLSMEDELMRRFGSDNMRNMMERLGMDDSQPIESKMVSRAVESAQKRVEGNNFDARKTILSYDDVLRQQREIIYKQRFDVIDSENLREIIEQMIQTTVEGAVDSYMADEVPENWNLTGLTEYIHGTLLESDWISEEDLKDKEKEEVIELIMTKVKEKYDQKEEEFTPEKMREFEKVILLRTVDTKWMDHIDQMDQLRQGIHLRAYGQNDPLREYQMEGFTMFEQMISTINEEVSKYVMKAQMQENIKREAVVKNTQAVSGDDQEKKKVKRPFVKAETVGRNDPCPCGSGKKYKHCHGS
- the flaG gene encoding flagellar protein FlaG, which encodes MEIGNLMTGSPLVQTDSIHEPSTSARARSNNHEQAAIQPTTEATEPNPEQLKSMVDGLNSFLELSNTSIKYELHDKLDRYYVTIVDRETKEVVKEIPPKKLLDVYASMAELMGFIVDEKI
- the prfB gene encoding peptide chain release factor 2 (programmed frameshift), which codes for MELVEIKQELEKMANRLADFRGSLDLETKRARIAELEEVMAEPGFWDDQQNAQKVITEVNGEKELVQAFDKNQEALENAEVSYELVKEEEDEELRADLESEVQALSESLNQFELFILLSEPYDKNNAILELHPGAGGTESQDWASMLLRMYTRWADSKGFKVDTLDYLPGDEAGVKSVTLLIKGHNAYGYLKAEKGVHRLVRISPFDSSGRRHTSFVSCDVTPEVDDDIDIEINTEDLKIDTYRSSGAGGQHVNTTDSAVRITHQPTNTVVTCQSERSQIKNREQAMKMLKAKLYQLEIEKQQQEMAEIRGEQKEIGWGSQIRSYVFHPYSMVKDHRTDHETGNTQAVMDGELDNFIDAYLRSLMN
- the ftsX gene encoding permease-like cell division protein FtsX → MKFNTLNRHFKEGAKNTWRNGWMTIASVGAVTTTLILVGVFLVLMLNLNHIAGELEEDVQIKALVELTEEETTVEAMNEDLSNISGVASVEYVTKEEELQNLIDSMGEQGQAWSLYEQDNPLNDAFIVKATNPQDTEHIANEIEKFDYIYRVNFGQDYVDSLFTFNKYARNIGLGLIVALVFTAIFLISNTIKITIMARRREIEIMKLVGATNNFIRWPFFVEGLMLGVFGSLVPIAVIMVGYYFLTQNLVVFEQFDFVKILPFFPFALQVAAIIIGIGATIGVWGSLMSVRKFLKV